The sequence below is a genomic window from Fibrobacter sp. UWR4.
CGAAGGAAGCCGTCAAGGACGCCGACATCCTTTATAGCGACGTGTGGGTTTCCATGGGTCAGGAAGGCCAGAAGGAATCCAAGCAGAATCACTTCTTGCCGTTCCGCATCGACGCAGACCTTTTGAAGTACGCTCCGTCTCACGTGAAGGTTTCCCACTGCCTGCCCGCTCACCGCGGCGACGAAATCACCGACGAAGTGATGGACAACCTGGACCTGAACATGAGCTACGAAGAAGCCGAAAACCGCCTCCACGCCCACAAGGCCGTGCTGTGGCAGGTCATGAAACCGACTTCCGAATTCGGTAAGTAATTTAGTCCACAAGGCTAAGAAAAAGCGCCCGCTCCTTTTAGGACGGGCGCTTTTCTTCTATATTATTCCCGCAATCCTATGAAACAGATTATCAAGCAGACTACTCTCCCCAACGGAATTACCATTATTACCGACTACATGCCCCACGCCTATTCCGTGGCCCTGGGCGCATGGCTCCCTAGGGGAAGCCGACACGAAGCCAAGGAAGAATTTGGCCTTTCCCACTTTTACGAACATCTCGTATTTAAGGGTACCGAAAATAGAACCGCTCTTGAAATCGCCCGTTCCATCGAAGACCGCGGCGGAAATCTGGAAGCATACACTACCCGACAGGAAACAGGTTTTTACGCCCAGGTAGAAAGCGGCGACGCCGCATTGGCCATCGACGTCATTGCAGACATGCTCATGAATCCCCGTTTCGACAAGAAGGAAATGGAGAAGGAACGTCGCGTCATCATCGAGGAAATCCACAGCTACGATGACGTTCCCGAAGAAATCGTCGGGGACGTGTATAACGCCATCCAGTACAAGGGCTGCGGCATTGCCCATTCCATCACGGGTACCGTGAAGGATGTGAAAGCCCTGACTCACAGGCAGATGCTTGCCTACGAACAGCAAGTCCTGAACCAGTTCCCCATTTATGTCTGCGCCGCAGGTAAAGTGGATCACGACGCCTTGGTGGAACTGTGCGCCCAGAAATTTGCAAGGAAAAAATCCGGACTCACCCTTCCTCAGGATTGCTACAAATCCAACCAGAGCGTGAAGGTGGTGCAGAAGCAGGATATTACCCAGTCCAATCTTTTCTGGGGAATGAGTTTCGACAAGAGCCTGCTGGACGAAAAGGGGCGCTGCGCCTTGTCCCTCTTTAATGTAGCCATGGGCGCCGGCATGGCAAGCCGACTCTTCCAGAAGATCCGCGAAGATAAGGGACTGGCCTATTCCGTCTATTCTACTGCGGACCTGTACCGCGATTGCGCCGACTGGGGAGTTTCGCTAGCAACGGAACCTCACCAGCTGAAGATGGCGCTGGACATTTCCGTGAAGGAGACCAAGAAGTTCCTAAAGAAGGGCTTCATGAAGGACGAACTGGAACGTACCAAGGCCAACATCCTGGGCAGCATGCACCTAGGGGCGGACAATCCCGAGAAGCGAGTCATCCGCCTTGCAGAACAAGTCCTGCACATCGGGGAACTGACCCCTATGGATAGGACCGAAAAAATCCTGAAGAACATTACCGAAGAGGAAGTCCACCAGATTACCCGTGACGTCTTCAATAGCGCCAAGTTCTCCGCAGCCGTGGTGGAACCCAGGAGCAAGAAGAAGACTGAAATCGGGGTGGATTTTTTCTAATACATCTATTGCTAACATGACCGAGACTTCTTTTTCGAAGAAAAAGAAAGCCCCCGCTCCGAAGAGCAGGGGCAATTTCTCGCGTTTCGATGATAGCTAACGCAATTTCCTGACTAGGTCAAGAAATTAAGCAGCCTTCACAGTTTCCACGACCTTGGCAAATGCAGAAGGATCTGCAACAGCCATATCAGCGAGAACCTTACGGTTCATCTTGATGTTAGCCTTGGAGAGCTTGTAAATGAACTGGCTATAGCTAATGCCGTATTCACGAACAGCTGCGTTCAGACGAGTGATCCACAGAGAGCGGAAGTCACCCTTCTTGTCGCGGCGGTGTGCGTAGGCATACTGACCAGCGTGAGCAACTGCGTCGATAGCAAGACGAATGTTGGACTTGCGACGACCGTAGAAGCCCTTAGCGGCCTTGAGGATATTTTTGCGGCGTTCGCGGGAAGGAACTCTGGATTTTGCGCGTGGCATTCTTACTACTCCTTATGCTACAACAAGCAGACGCTTGACGTGGTACAAATCAACCTTCTTAACGAGAGCGCCCTTACGGAGGTTACGCTTACGCTTAGTGGTCATCTTAGCTTGAATGTGGCGCATACCAGCGCGCTTGAACTTGACGTGGCCAGAGCCGGTCAGGCGGAAGCGCTTCTTGGAACCGCTATGAGTTTTCATCTTAGGCATTTTTACCTCTTAGGTTGTATAGTTAAGCCTCACCTGCTGCCTCGGGCGCGGTTACGGGCTTCGGTGCCTGGTCCGGCTTCTTTGTCGTACCAGCACCACGTTTAGGACTGTAGATAGAAAGCATAGTGTTGCCTTCGACTCTGGAGTCCATTTCCAAATCGCCAAACGGGGCCAATTCTTCCTTGGCACGTTCCATAAGGCGCTTGCCGTAGTCCATGTGAGCCATTTCGCGGCCACGGAACTGCATAATAAGCTTTACCTTCATTCCATCCTGAAGGAACTCGCTAGCCTGCTTGATACGGTACAGGTAGTCGTTTTCGGCAGTCTTGGGGTGCATCTTGATTTCCTTAAGCTTCACCACATGCTGCTTGGCCTTGGCGGCCTTAGCCTTCTTGACCTGTTCGAACTTGTACTTACCGTAGTTGATGATCTTACATACGGGAGGCTTTGCGTTGGGAGAGACTTCCACCAGGTCCAGTCCGGCGTCCTTTGCCATCTGGAGAGCCTTGGAAGTTTCAATAACCACAGCTTCACCATCTTCCTTAACAAGACGGATGGGGCTAATGCGAATATCTTCGTTAATACGAGTGCCGTCGCTCTGACGGTTGGGCATTTGACGGCCGCGGGGTGGTTGTAACGCCAAGTTCTGATACCTCAGGATGAATTGTTTTCGTTTTTGTGAGCGTAAAAATAGAAAGATTTTTCAAAAACTCCAATACTTTTTTATTTACCCCTTTGAAAATGGGCATTTTTTTGTATAATTGGGTTCACTTGCGGCGGTAGCTCAATGGTAGAGCCTTAGCCTTCCAAGCTAATGGTTGCCGGTTCGATCCCGGTCCGCCGCTTGAACAAAAGTCCTCTGACTCTGTCAGAGGACTTTTTTTGCACCCTCCCCCAACCCCCTCCTCAAAGGAGGGGGCTTTTTTGTCGGGAGGGCTCGTCCCTTCCCGTGGAAGGGACTTTGATGTTAGGACATATCTTTTACCCGCCCACTCTCCAGAAGGGGGCTATGTTTTCGGAATTGTTGCTGGGCTTTTGTCGGGAGGGCTCGTCCCTTCCCATGGAAGGGACTTTGATGTCTGGTTATTCGTAGAAGGTGAATGGTATTGTGACCTTGGCGTCTTTGTAGTTTCCACTTGCAAAGGTCCATTGGCCCATGTCTTCTGCAATAGCGGCATCAAATTCCTCATACCCGGTGGTTGAGCTCAGGACAGAAACATCCTCTACAGTGCCGTCGGACATAATTTTAAACTGCAATACAATCTTTCCGCCAAAGCCCGGGCGCTTTTTTAGGAACTGGTTATAAATGACGCGAAAGCGATTATAAGTGTCAAGCTTTATCACTTCTTGAATTTCAGTCTTCGACCTATTTATGCGAGAATCACTGGAAGAATCCGCAGGCACGGAGGAGGGTTGCTCCGTGGAAGGAACATTCACATCGTTTTGAGAAACTGGGGGTGTAGAATTTGACGTCGGTGCGCATGCCAGAACCAGCCCCACAAGGGCAGCAACCAATGTAATCTTCACAATATTCTGTATTTTCACTTTGCGTCCTTTGCGCTTTCGTTTAGAACAAATTCAAGCGGAATTTCAATAGCTGCATTTCCTGAATCCACCTTTGGGAATTTATAACGGCCAACGGCGGTCTTTATTTCCTCGTCAAATTCCTCAAAGCCCGTGGTGGAATGAACTACAGACACAGAATCAACTTCACCAGAAGAATTGACAACAAGCTTAAGCTTTACAAGGCCTTCAAAATTTGGATTTTTCTTTCTTAGGGATTTATTGTACACATGACGAAGTCCCGGAGTACGTTGTCTTAATACCCTAACTACTTCATTCTTACTGAGTGAACCTTTTACCTTAATATCGTATTCGTCAATCTTCTTGACAGAACCGGGGCTAACACTTTCAACAGTTCGTTCAACACATGTTTTCTTGAAAACACCATGTCCAGCACATGTATCAAGAATATCTTCCCTATGTCTCGCTACCACCCGATCAACATCCTTGGAAAAAGTCGTTTTTTTCAGCAAAGCGCGGTTCACCGACTTGCAACAAGGGACCGCACCAAAAACCAACGGATCATTATCAACCTGAAATTCTTCTGCATTAAAGCCACTCAGGTCAAAGTCATCATCCGCTTTCTCCGACGAACAGCCAACAAGCACCGCAATAGCGACGTTCACCAACAAGGCGAAATAAAACTTTCGAGACGTCATATTTCCTTCCAATTCCCCTTATACCCATAAGTATAAAAAAACTCTTTTAGGATTTCCGCGAACTTCCTAAATTTGCAGGCAAGTTTTCGGTCGCTGCACTCGCCTTTTGCTACATTTGCACTTGTAAAATTTTGCCCTACGGAGGCGCACATGTTTTTTGAACAGGCCATTGCCAACTGCATTCCCAACTACACCCGCGAAGCCGATTCCGCCCACGGCGAATCCTTGGCCATGATGGACTACAAGGACGAGCTGAAGGTAAAGGACCAGGCCATCCAGGAATTCTGGGACGTGAACCGTCTGGCAGGCACTCCGAAAAAGGTGATTGCAAGTCCGCTGCCTCGCGCCTACCGTACCACCAGCAAGCGCCGCGTGGCCATGGCTCCAGGCAACCTGCAGTTCGACCGTCAGGATTCCATGCTGGAACCGGAAGAACACAACAAGATTTACAACCTGCTGTTCGAAAAGCTGATCACTCCGGCATACAAGCCCTTGGCCTACGCCTTGAACTGGATTATTATCCGCGGAACCTACCGCTACCGCGTGGTCATCTTCAACATCAAGAAGATTGACGCCACTATCGTCCGTAAGCTGAAGCAGATTTCCGAAGTCCTGCAAAAGAGCGAGTTGAATGTGACTGCGGCCCACGCCTATGTGGACACCACGGAATCCGATTACTATCTGGAAGCCAAGCGTCCCACGGAAGGTCTGAACTTCAAGCAGCTTTACGGCCCCCGCGAACTGGCCCTGAACCTGGGTCATTTCAGTCTGAAGTATCCTGTCACAGGCTTCAGCCAGATTAACGAAAGCCAGATTCACAACTTGATCAAGGCAGCTAGCCGCATGATGGGCCTGACCAAGGACGACAAGTTCCTGGACCTGTACTGCGGTTACGGTCTGTTCAGCTTTGCCCTGGGTGAAGCAGCCAAGTCCGTGCTGGGTGTGGAATGGGAAGGTCCGTCCATCGAAAGCGCAAAGGCCAGCGCCAAATACCTGAAGAAGAATTACCGCTTTGTGGCAGGCAAGATCGACGAAGAATTCGTCCAGATGCGCTTGCCTCGTCCTGTTCCCGGCGAACCGGAAAAGATTCTGTTGGATCCGCCCCGCAAGGGATGCGAACCGGGCGTGATTCACGCCCTCGCCATGCGCAAGCCGATTCGCGTGTGCCATGTGTTCTGCGGCACCGACGAAATCCCAGCCGCCCTGAAGGAATGGGAACGCTACGGCTACCGCGTTCGCGAAGTGCAGCCTCTGGACTTGTTCCCGGGTACACCGCACCTGGAAACTATCGTGATGCTGGAGAAGAAGTAAAAACGCAAGGGAAGCTGAAAGAAAACCGACATTATAATCGTATGAAGA
It includes:
- a CDS encoding pitrilysin family protein: MKQIIKQTTLPNGITIITDYMPHAYSVALGAWLPRGSRHEAKEEFGLSHFYEHLVFKGTENRTALEIARSIEDRGGNLEAYTTRQETGFYAQVESGDAALAIDVIADMLMNPRFDKKEMEKERRVIIEEIHSYDDVPEEIVGDVYNAIQYKGCGIAHSITGTVKDVKALTHRQMLAYEQQVLNQFPIYVCAAGKVDHDALVELCAQKFARKKSGLTLPQDCYKSNQSVKVVQKQDITQSNLFWGMSFDKSLLDEKGRCALSLFNVAMGAGMASRLFQKIREDKGLAYSVYSTADLYRDCADWGVSLATEPHQLKMALDISVKETKKFLKKGFMKDELERTKANILGSMHLGADNPEKRVIRLAEQVLHIGELTPMDRTEKILKNITEEEVHQITRDVFNSAKFSAAVVEPRSKKKTEIGVDFF
- the rplT gene encoding 50S ribosomal protein L20 yields the protein MPRAKSRVPSRERRKNILKAAKGFYGRRKSNIRLAIDAVAHAGQYAYAHRRDKKGDFRSLWITRLNAAVREYGISYSQFIYKLSKANIKMNRKVLADMAVADPSAFAKVVETVKAA
- the rpmI gene encoding 50S ribosomal protein L35 codes for the protein MPKMKTHSGSKKRFRLTGSGHVKFKRAGMRHIQAKMTTKRKRNLRKGALVKKVDLYHVKRLLVVA
- the infC gene encoding translation initiation factor IF-3, whose protein sequence is MALQPPRGRQMPNRQSDGTRINEDIRISPIRLVKEDGEAVVIETSKALQMAKDAGLDLVEVSPNAKPPVCKIINYGKYKFEQVKKAKAAKAKQHVVKLKEIKMHPKTAENDYLYRIKQASEFLQDGMKVKLIMQFRGREMAHMDYGKRLMERAKEELAPFGDLEMDSRVEGNTMLSIYSPKRGAGTTKKPDQAPKPVTAPEAAGEA
- a CDS encoding TonB family protein — encoded protein: MKIQNIVKITLVAALVGLVLACAPTSNSTPPVSQNDVNVPSTEQPSSVPADSSSDSRINRSKTEIQEVIKLDTYNRFRVIYNQFLKKRPGFGGKIVLQFKIMSDGTVEDVSVLSSTTGYEEFDAAIAEDMGQWTFASGNYKDAKVTIPFTFYE
- a CDS encoding TonB family protein, which encodes MTSRKFYFALLVNVAIAVLVGCSSEKADDDFDLSGFNAEEFQVDNDPLVFGAVPCCKSVNRALLKKTTFSKDVDRVVARHREDILDTCAGHGVFKKTCVERTVESVSPGSVKKIDEYDIKVKGSLSKNEVVRVLRQRTPGLRHVYNKSLRKKNPNFEGLVKLKLVVNSSGEVDSVSVVHSTTGFEEFDEEIKTAVGRYKFPKVDSGNAAIEIPLEFVLNESAKDAK
- a CDS encoding class I SAM-dependent RNA methyltransferase; protein product: MFFEQAIANCIPNYTREADSAHGESLAMMDYKDELKVKDQAIQEFWDVNRLAGTPKKVIASPLPRAYRTTSKRRVAMAPGNLQFDRQDSMLEPEEHNKIYNLLFEKLITPAYKPLAYALNWIIIRGTYRYRVVIFNIKKIDATIVRKLKQISEVLQKSELNVTAAHAYVDTTESDYYLEAKRPTEGLNFKQLYGPRELALNLGHFSLKYPVTGFSQINESQIHNLIKAASRMMGLTKDDKFLDLYCGYGLFSFALGEAAKSVLGVEWEGPSIESAKASAKYLKKNYRFVAGKIDEEFVQMRLPRPVPGEPEKILLDPPRKGCEPGVIHALAMRKPIRVCHVFCGTDEIPAALKEWERYGYRVREVQPLDLFPGTPHLETIVMLEKK